The region AATTGTGGTTCCTCCCCTGCTCGGGCAGTTCTTCGTCACTGAAACTCAAATTGATTGATCATCACGTCATGGTCCACATAGGCATGCTCTAGCACCTTTTGCAAAGCTTCTCGGCGTGCTTCTGACATCATTAGTAAAGACAATACAAATATCTTGGACAAAGTGTGCAACAACTGGTCTACCACATtgaaatcactcttcttgatcaacTTCAGCACCTCATTTTGATCAACATTCTGATTCGCACTGCTGGATTGGCCGGCTTGCACAACATGAGTTTTTGCTTGAGTTGATTTCTCTATCACAACATCTTCATTCCTCTTAGCAGCTGCAACAGCAAATATTCTATCGCTCTAGGTCACACCACTTACATCGACAATGTTTATAACAGGCGAAAAAGCAGGAATAAGCACCTATTTACCGTCTTCCACCATAGTAGCAATATACTtgtaaggcacaactttatcagactCGTAAGGCGTAGGACCCTCCAAACAAATAACCAACGGAGAAACAGCAGTCTTCTGACCATCATATACAATCACAACTGGTTCTGGGAGATTAAAACGGGGAACTATGACGTTCACCTCATGTTCATCTTCATTTTTGTCCCTCGTAACCTGAATAAGATtttggtctagcatctcttgtAAGTCTCTTTTCACAACAACGCATCCTTGGGGATCTCTAGAGCAAACTTCACAAGAAGCATGGTCATTCTCATAATAGCTCAATTCACATAAATTAGCATGCATTTCAACCAGAGATCTTTTGATTAAATTGACGTCAAGAACTCGATACTTTCTTGGATATCCTTTGACCATATTCACGGTTGCATTTCCATGTTTGGGTAACGGATTAGCTTGTACATTGGGACTAAAATCTTCAAATGACAAGATACCACTTTGCATTAACCTTCTTGCTTCGGCTTTAAAAGTgaaacaattctcaatatcaCGGTCAGGTGCTCTTTGGTGGAATTCACAATGTTGgtcaggtttataccaccacaAAAGCTCTTTCGAAATAGCCGGTGGGGTTCTTGTTTGCACCAAATCCTTCTGAATTAAAGCAGGAAACAACTCGGTATAGGTCATTGGAATCAGGTCAAATTGTGCAGGCCTCTGGACATAATTCTGTTGATTCTGTTTATTTGTGCGTTGCTGGAAACATGGTTGATAACTCAATGTTGCTTGAACAACCGGAGTAGAATTAATTACTGGAGTTACAAATGCCACATGCTGATGACGTTGACTATTCCTTGGAAGCCTTCTACATTTCTCTTGCGAGATGCGTTAGAATCGTGTTCTTTCTTCTTGGGTATCATATTCCCATACTTCCTGCAACTCTCAGTCgaactgtaagaccccaattttgacccctaagaaCCCTCACACCATCTCATAactttgcattggcattgggatcacaccttggtattctcctcacctatcattcattgggtttacattgggagagatcaccaagcatatatgattgtatcatactttattttctttatttactaaccaaaatacaaaaatatgtctaatatagctttgtttcttttgtaggtagtgtttgtgtccatttgtgccccaccaagcccacaactagggtttgagaccctcaatgcaagagatcaagcaataaaaggtccacattggttctaaacatcatatatggatccccatgttctttatttgtcattttgatcaagagttcatcaagagtttgaagcttgtttgtcaaggaatcCCTAActcatttgggtatcttgtgtgccttcctcagcaagtttcttcaataattggtcaaagatataaagggatacttcattttacatcatcataagcatatatAATCCTCCATGAGACCCTAAGAGAAAAGGAACTTCAAGTATGCAAGTTGATTCAAGGaagttgaccagaaaagtcaacaggtcaaatctagggtttcctagacTCTGTCTCGTACAccttttgtcatatgaaaatgattccaagatccaatttactctttatgatattacaaacatatttcatgttggcatcaagatctaattttgcttggaaagacattttttatggtgaaagattataggtcattttgtttgtgccctagatagaaggtcaacttctaagaaccataacttcctcatttttcatgatatgaagatgatccaagtttcatgattaattaCAAGATATCTTTTTCAACGTTTATTCTTTTAGAAAggtcaaattctacttgcaaggtTATGTACCATGAGGAACCATTATAGGTCCATTTTAGTCttcatcattgaacaagcaaatttcctcaacttctaCAATCCATACTCCATCATACAAACTCCAAATGGTGCCAAATTTTTGGTCAAATTGAAGAGAATTGAAATAGATATAACTTTGTAGAAGAATATAAGTTCATTTTAAGCTCACctcaaaagttattcaaggtggaaagagaggtcatttgacttataacttagaaaattttctaagtatgtttgataccTCCACTTTCAAGGCCAACTTTCTCcattttccaagcttcaaattgaaaaagtCATAACATAAAAGTTGTTACTTATGATGAGAGCTTTCCAAAGAGCTCAAGATCACATCATTTGTATGAGAAatgagggacttgcgcatgagGTCTTTCCATGGCTTATTTTGGCATGTTTTGAACCCCAAACATTGAACAACTTTGCATGGCCTTGTGTGATAACTTCAGCAACTTCTTGGCACGATTTAGAGTGGATTCCAATTATTGTTTAGGCCTGTACAATCACTCATTCTCCCATGCACCAAGAATTGctcattttcattcaaatttgGAAAGGTGCACATATCATTTCTTTGGTCTACAAGTCAAAGAGCATTTGCTCAGAATTGAAAGGGGAACACTGCCTAAGCTTTTCCATCCATTGCCATAACCTCACACCAAAGAATTCTTTGAAGATTTCTCAAGAAATCGAGTTTTTTTTCAACTCAAGTTTGTGAACAAAAACTCCAAAGGTGCATTCTCTTTTCCACTCCATTAAGCTTATGCAAGCAGGAGGAAGAGAAAGCACGAAGAATTGCATCAAGAATCAAGCTCGGAAGCTGCTCACAGATGGTGAATTTCTcaaaacttcatctcttcgattctccctctACACTCTAGATCTGAACTTaattttgtgttggctgaagtcctaccaatgtaggcaatgTGACTGAGTTGTTTTGAGCATGATTCGAAGCAACTCAGGTTGGACACCTCTAGTTTGATCTTCACTTTTCTAATTATAGAGTGAGAGATGGAACAAATGGAGGTCATATTCGCGATCCTTGCCCTTTTTCCTTTAGAATGATGTTAGATCCATAAATTTCTGGTCAAATTTGATCTTGACAGTCTGGTGaccctcaccggagaagaagaccagagctagggctccggtggtggTGTGGCATTGCTCCCACCCTTATATCTCTCTTCCATCTTCTAATCTGGACCTTTGTTTTTTATTACCATGTGTGTGGCACGTTGACTGAGGAACaccatggaacgcgtgtttttaaccatcagatctaccacctcaattaatgagggagtTTTGATGGCTCCGgtttttccattttattttatttttctgatttgatttttaaatagctttttcttttaaaattcaccataaattcatttttgatccaaaaattatgggaccaacactaaaaattcacaaatattttcttcttcccatttttgatttaaaatgaatttttggattaagtttgatatttttggtgaattttgtggtttttaacttgttttaattagtttttaattacttctgacttttgaaaaatgcgaaaaaaaattagtcaatggtcctttgaccttacttgacctatgataaatcccttggccatttctttgatgttttgaagggctttatgtatttg is a window of Lathyrus oleraceus cultivar Zhongwan6 chromosome 6, CAAS_Psat_ZW6_1.0, whole genome shotgun sequence DNA encoding:
- the LOC127093840 gene encoding uncharacterized protein LOC127093840, translated to MTYTELFPALIQKDLVQTRTPPAISKELLWWYKPDQHCEFHQRAPDRDIENCFTFKAEARRLMQSGILSFEDFSPNVQANPLPKHGNATVNMVKGYPRKYRVLDVNLIKRSLVEMHANLCELSYYENDHASCEVCSRDPQGCVVVKRDLQEMLDQNLIQVTRDKNEDEHEVNVIVPRFNLPEPVVIVYDGQKTAVSPLVICLEGPTPYESDKVVPYKYIATMVEDAAKRNEDVVIEKSTQAKTHVVQAGQSSSANQNVDQNEVLKLIKKSDFNVVDQLLHTLSKIFVLSLLMMSEARREALQKEDALSNMLVDTGSSLNVLPKSMMSKLAYQGAPMRFNGVIVKAFDGSRKTVSREVDLPIKIGPCLFQIIFQVMGIHPSYSRLLGRSWIHEVRAVTSTLHQKLKFLKNGKLVIVGGEQAMLVSHLSSFSYIDADETEKSFESLFVDNIAAKKNGESMSSLKDAQHVLKNGQSDK